A window of Daucus carota subsp. sativus chromosome 2, DH1 v3.0, whole genome shotgun sequence genomic DNA:
CTAATAGGCGAATCTGCTCTGGTGTGAGAGAGTATTCCTCTGGATTGGCTCGGGCCTGGGTGAGGGTTTCATCTACAACTCGCAGGAACAAGTCATCTTGAAGACGGTTCAAAGAAGAACTGCCAGAATTTCCCTCCCCTTTTCGAGGCGGTGGGACACCTTCCTCATCAGGCCCTGAATAGCATACatgttaaattaaataacataaaGCTGATATTTTCGAGCTGTAATgtgtgaaatatatatttagaaaaaataaataaataacagaaTAAGTGGTTTCAACCAATCTTATGGTCTGGTTTGAACTAATTAACCCTGCATAGCTTTTTTGGTTTTACTGATTGTTGTACATTTGGGTTGACATTTATTAaccaatcatatatatatatatatatatatatatatatatatatatatatatatatatatatatatatatatatatcatatgtgGATTGAGTTAGTTTCACTCTGAACCCGGACCAAGCTGAAGTGTGGGAAACTAAACACCCCTAAAATTGCTTACACattattattgattttttatcataattttttaccAGAAAAGTAAATTACCCTATGTACATTAATTACAAGTTATTTTTTATCTCACTTTACAGGAGATGACCTTTTGCGCAACAGGGTAGTCATAGGAACAGAATTTTCTGCCAAGGATATGGTAACCATCATTGCTGCCCATACTCTGGTACAAGCAGCCTTTAGCCTAATAACTTTTATACTTGTATATAAACCGCGAGGCTCTTTTATACTTGTTATAAAATTGATGTATTTCCTCCAGAAGTATGAAGCACAAGGGACAAGCAATCCTCCTATCTTTGGCGTCTCTAACTTAAAGTGGGTACTTTAGATGGTCttagttttttaatttgttctaaatattttttcaaattggtggtttgatatatattataaattgtttgTGTGTCATAGGCCCTGAATAGCATACatgttaaattaaataacataaaGCTGATATTTTCGAGCTGTAATgtgtgaaatatatataataccaTAAATATCAGAGGCACGGAGCCGCGGATGACCAGGAATCCTGTTCTTCTTAACACCTCCCACTGCCTTTACCCAAATCTGGAGATGGGTGTTCTTAGGATCAATACCATTCTTCAAACATATCTCTTTATAGCGTTCCTGAAAATAGAAAATTAGtagatatatgtgtgtgtgtgtgtgcgcgcgtgTATTAGACAAATAACAGTGTGTGTGCATGCAAGACTTCAATTAAAATGCagtataatataaatacttacaataatattttttgctTCCTTTGTAATCCACTTCCCCTTCTTTTCCTTATTTTTATATGTGTGACAGTCCTTGTAGACTTCAGTTTTATCCAGCTTGCCATCATGTTTTTTCATATAATCCTATTTATGAATTATACAATTACTCTGGTCAGTTTCCGGCTGCTTGTATATTGAACTACAATACTCTGGTCTACTAGATAGGACACGATGTAGAGATGTTTTGTAAGTCTGCATAGAAGTATGCCATTGccttttgatatatatattttgatatgatATAAGTGTTATGAATAtgacatatttataatattcaataaaataaaaaacataccCGTGCACGACGGTCAAAAGAACGCGCGCCTGAGGTGTGAGGTGCTTTCACCTTTTTCCGAGCAGCCTTGCCAGCATCTGACCTTTTTTTGAATTCATCACTAACCCAGTACTCGCATAATCTGGACCAGACACCGGGTTTCACATAAGGAGGCCTATAATTTGCATAAGTCCCTCCATGAGTAGAAATCCACTCATCAGCTCTTTCCTTATCATCAGCAACTGTATGACGCAAGTTATTGCGCATGTGTCCGCATATAGAAGCCCTTGCCTCCTGCTCAGTGGACACTTTTGGATCCCATGTGTAGTAGCGCTGGGAAATTGAACAAACGGACCATTAGCAATCATGAAAAATATATCTATAATCGGATaaacttgaaaatatatatatgaaaaaatgaCATACCAAGAACTCCTCTGTACATGTATGCCAGAATTCCGGAGATTTCTTATCGATATCTCTCGTGCCTACACAACCATCTGGCCAAAACACACGTGTAATTGCCAATATATTGCGCAACGCCTTTGAACAATCTATCCTGAAATGTTGCAAGAGAACTTAGCATATAACAATCTTTTTATGGTATTAATAATGATGATAGTTAAAACAGTAGGTTAGTTTCTTTCTACAACAATATTGCAAGTAAAAACAATCAAAATctaacaaataatattatttttggttgagaaattagCTCCATATATGACTCAACAAGGAATACATGGATATAATGACTACTCTGTAGTTTGTACTCATCATGTCTTGAATACATAAAGCAATGTCTTTTGATATTGCTGATTTTGTAAACCTATGATTATTTTTCATAGTGTAGTATACTTTACATtactatattatattgtaaaatattttagaaattacTGCTTTGAGGCAATAAAGATGTGTAGTTCTGCAACGTTTAACAACTTTTAATAACTACAAACACCTGCTATCCCGTATTTGTTACAAAATTTTGTAGTAAATTCATATTCATCTGCTAAAGAATAAAATCAAACACTAATACTAGATTTAGCTGTAATGATACTGAATAGATAATACTACAATACACGGAAAGATATATAAGTATAGCGCAAGTGACAGGAAGCAGCAAGTGATGAGGAGCATTCACGGAAATAACTTACTGGTTACCCTTGATGCGAACTACTGTAGGTTTTGCAGGGTATGTTCCAAATCCACCAGGAGAATAGCCACGTGTCCTATGGCTACGGGGATCAGCTTCTTTCCCAAGTGGTACAATCCGCCTCCCTTCATCATCCCAGTGAACACATTCAGAATTTTCTCCGTCTCTATCTCTAACCCTACGTTTGCGTCTTTTACTAGTTTTATCTCTAGCACCAGTACACTCCGCTTCATCACTAGCACCAGTAATATGCTCCCCAATAACACTTCTGTCAGTGTCTCCTCTATCACCACTGCCACTACCTCGGGTTCCACTACACTCTGTATCTCCCTCACCCCCACTTCCTCGAACACCACTACCACTCCCCCGGCCATCAGCACCATTTTTGTCTCTCTGGCCACCAATGCCCTGATCACCAGTTCCACTCCCTCCACCACCAGTCCCATCTGTGTCTCCCTGGCCACCATGGCCTCGTCTAGTATCACTTGTGCCCCGACCCTCTAAACATTCTGGGCCAACCTGACCACCACTTCCTCGGCCACTACCAGCACCCCTGCCTTCCAAACCTACATTTCCCCGCCCACCACGAGAACCCCCCCTTGCATTCACAGCCCTTCTCCCGGCCATCACTCCTATGACACTGAAATGAAAACAACAAGATATTAGatctctaaaatatatatacaagagcaTAAAAGAcgtacacatatatacatacactgaGACCAGTAAAATGAATCTAAGAATTAAATAAACTAGCATATATAAAACCAGTTGTAATCTGTAGAATGGCACATAAATGTGTGTACTCGGCCTAAATATGCACATAAATCTGTAGAGAGATTCAGTaatctctgtctctctctctccccccttctctctctctctatctctctctccccaTTCATACACGATCATATCACTGTATATATGCACATAAATAGCTACCCACTCAAGgatacaacatatatataaaataacatcAGTTTTTGATTCATAATATACAGATACCAAGCAGAAATAGTGGTGATTAATAGACAATCGTATATATACATGCATGTGATCgaaagtaaaaataaaagagGTTCATACCTAGCAATCAGCGCGACCCATTCAAGAATCATTGCGACGACAGCTTAAGAGTAGAGAGATGTAACCCACAGCTTAACAGTACTTCAGAGAGTAATCGccagagagagatgagagagacaAGGAAGAAAGAGTGAAATGAAAAGACGAGCTATGTTAGGGTTTTGAGTAAAAATCCCCCCACGGCGTCGTTTTAGGTGTTGTAAGGCGGTCAATTTCAACTTTTTCCCCAAATTATTACCGCCAAGGCTTACGCAGTAAGctgagtaatattttattaatatttctacatttatattatatatcaagatttaattattatttaacttattaataattaaatatatatatatatatatatataataagaatgcaattatacattattttatgCTATTACCTAccaattatattattcaatatgtttaaaattttaagttttttaatttattttatagttttaataacaaatataaatatattaattttttagaacATAAGAAAAATgcatacaaatattaaatatttataaatttcacatttaactaaattttaaaaattattatattgggattacatatattttattgcCCATTAAAcgaatttaatttcttttttttactCGAATCATAACAGTATTTACACAATAAACTCACAGTTCATTTAGTTACACAGATATCACACAGTTATAtgaaaatcaatataatattaatgttgTAAGTACACAGCTATCATACAGACATCACACAACTATAAAacaatacatataatattaatgttGTATGTACACAGTTAtaacacacagatatataatattagtatGTACTTGAACACGTGCATCTACCAAAATATTAATACTGTTGTAATGATTTTTGTATTACTAATAAGTTGTTAGTGtctaaaaacaatattattaaattcatcGTTCAAAATACAAAACAATCGTTTATACCATAGTTGATATAACTTGTTTAAATCCGAAATTACATGATTAATtgttgttaattaattttgatactcgtatttgCTATTGTTAAATTTAAGTTTTATGTAATAAAAGTTAGTTGATTACAAAGGGACAATCCTCACAACTAAAATAATAGCtttcattattaaaaataaagtttataTGAATAAACTTACGACGGACACCATAAGTCCGTCGTAAAAACACCAGAATTTACGACTAAAGATGAACATCCGTCGTAAATAACCCAGAACTTACGACCGACATCAAATGTCTGTCGTATTAAAGCCAGAACTTACGACTGAACTCATAAGTCCGTCGTAAGTAACCCAGAAAAATATTGCAGACTGCAGCAGCCTGCAGCTTTCCACACACACTGCCTTAATCAAACTTCATTTTTAAATCCTAACTCATCCAGTACATTGATATAACCTTTATTTAAACATAAACTAGATAACATTAgagcaaaaataaaaatcaattacAAGCTTATCATGCAAATTTCGAAAAATTTAccaaaaatgaattttaattcGATTAAATTAGAAATCTGCCTCTAGTACTAAAACGCTTCAATTTTTTCACACAAATACATCATATTTGACTGACTGAAAATATCAATGCTTTCAAATTGAGAAACATGTCAAAATTCTGAGAAAACATAGTTCATCTACTTAAAAATAGACgaaaattcatttaaattatattaaattagagATTTGCTTAACAATATCAATATCCCGCATTTCTTTTTATATGAACACATCATATTGGACTTCATTAAGATATACAAACCtttaaattcactaaaaaatcatagttgtgaAAAAACTTAATTTCACGTTAAATTACGTTAGACTTATTAAATTGTAAATTCGCTTAGAATGATAAGATCATCACGTTAAATttcactaaaaataataaaagtaagaTCTTTTTGACAAAAGTACATTACATTGGTCTTCACTAAGATGTAAAAACATTTaaattagcttattttttaTTCACTTTCAACTTCAATACTATCATAaccatcttcatcatcttctccttcttcactttccgcttcttcttcttcttcttcttcttcttcttcttcatcatcactttcatcttcattttcttgTCCTTGTTCTCCTTCCATTTCGTATTGTGAAAAATCGATAAATAACGATCTTGATGAAAAGTCTATCGGCATGGCATTTGATACGTCTTCTTGAAGGGGTTCCATGTTAGCAATATTAGTTTTGCCGCTCAATACTTGAGGTCTACATGTGATGATTGTGTGAATATTACTATCCGGATTTTTCACACTAGGAGCATAGTACACTTGAGTGGCTTGACTTGCTAGAATGTAAACATCATTTCCTTTCAATTTTGAGTTAAGATCAATTAGGAGCACTCCATTTTTGTCTTTTTTTACACCCCTAATATGATCATACCATTGACATTTGAATAAAATCACTTGATTTCCACCACAGTATGTTACTTTTAGAACCTCTTGCAAAGTCCCATAGTAATTGCTTTCACTATCACCGTAACAACTGCCCTTGACAAGTACCCCCGAGCTTGATCTTCCTAGGTTGAATGAGTATCCATTAACCTTGCATCTTTTATAGGATATCACATAAGAAGTCGGGCCTTGTAATAAATGTTGTAATTGTTCGTAGTTGTTTGGTACCTGAAATGAAAAAGTCTTGTCAAACacatatatgaaatattattaaaagatCATATAAGCTATTAGGCCTCTAATACCTTATTTTGCAACCACGTGACAAAATTATCCTTTAACAATTTATCCATATCTATATCACTCAACAATGGTGCACCTTGACTTCGAATCTCATCTTCAAACATTCTGAAAAGTGATCATTACATGTTagtaagaaataattaattattgtagttataaataaaaaagtcTCAAATTCTTACGTAATATAAGGTGCCACTTCATGCATATTAGTGAGGATGTAATGTGCTGCAACGCGCAAGGAATCCATATCTAAATGATAACCTTTATAAGCTCCCAAAAGCTGTACCGGATATGTGAAGGCTAATAGTTTTTCTGGATCCCGTGAACGATCATCAACCATATTCCTCCCTAACATGTTGTGCACTGTGTCAACTTCAGACTCAAAGTACATAGAACAAAAATGTGTGAGCTCCtcatatatgtatttttctGCAATGGATCCTTCAACGCGTGCTTTGTTCCCCACCTTTTGCTTCATTCTGCGTTGTAGTCTTTCAATATTATACATCCATCGGGATGGGACGGGGCCGCCGAGTATACACTCCTCAACTAAATGAACAAGAAGATGCTCCATTGGATCAAAAAGAGCCGGAGGGAATATAGTCTCCATAGTACAAACAATCCCAACAATGTTTCTTTCCATTTTCCTCAAATCTGATGCAAGAAGTGTGGTTGAGCACAAgtctttgaaaaaatttgacaaGTCATAAAGTAGTTTGTTCACATCATCTGGAAGAAGTTCACGAAAAGCTGAAGGCAACAACTTCTGCATAAATACGTGACAATCATGTGACTTCATGCCTTGAAATTTCAATTGAGATATCTTACAACATCTCTTCAAGTTTGACGAACAACCATCTGGGAGTTTCAATCTATGCACCCATTTACATAGTAATTTCAACTGATCTCGGGTGAGGTTGTATTTAGCTTTTGGCTTACGTGTACCGTTAAGCCATAACTCGCGCATGATACCCATTGCTTGCAAATCCATTCTTGATCTTATAGTATCCTTTGTTTTGACACTATCAAGAATAGTGTGGAAAATGTTATCAAAGACATTTTTCTCTGTATGCATGACATCAATACAATGCCGCAAACGCAAAGAATCCCAATATGGCAGGTCAAAGAAGCTAGTGACATGTGTCCAGTTGTGTGAATCACCAAATCCATGGGCCCTTTCCTTGCTGTGTGGCTTCCCAGGTTGTGGAAAAGTTATACTTGCACACATGTCACGAATGACAAaacctttctttctttttctgcgCTTTTCTAAGAATCCCTTATGTAATCCATAAAAACTGGATTTCCTACTATGCGGTAGTTGCTTAGCTTTAACTTCACCCATACACACATGACAAGCCATCTTTCCATGGGTTGACCACCCACTAACCATTCCCAATCCTGGAAAGTCACTGATAGTCCACAACAAAGCTGCTCGCATCATAAAATTAGTCTTTGTAGAAGCATCAAATGTACGTACACCGACCtgcatttataattaaaagtaaataaaaagtaatatacaTTTTTAGTTGAAGAAGTAATGGATAAGGAGCATCAAATGTGTGTACACTAACCTGCCATAAATCAATCAACTCATCAATCAATGGTCTAAGATAAACATTTAGATTCTTTCCAGGATCATTTGGCCCAGGTACTAGCAGTGTCATGAACATATATGGATCCTTCATACACATAGTATGTGGAAGGTTATACACAAGTAGTACAACTGGCCACACTGAGTATACTGTAGATGTAGCATTACTGTACGGGGGAAATCCATCAGTTGCAAGACCAAGTCTGACATTACGAAAATCTGCTGCAAAATCAGGATACATCTTGTCAAATTCTTTCCATTCTTTTCCATCTGCAGGATGACTAAGAACCCCTTCATCCACAGTTCTATACTTGTGATATTTCATATGCTCAGCAGTGCGGGTAGACATGTACAAACGCTGCAATCGAGGAgtgattttaaaatatcttaATACCTTCCTCGGAATGGTATTGTTCCCAGCATGTGTTGCAGCTTTGTATCGACTCAGATTACAATACTTACAATTTTCCAAATCCTTATCATCACCATaaaacaacatacaatcattctcacatgcatgtattttttcaTACCCCAAACTCAGCTTCTTAACTATCTTCTTGACAGCATAGTAATTGGAAGGGAGCTTATGCCCCTCCGGAAACACGTCCCCAAGTAAAAGGAGCAACTCATCAAAGGCTTTATCACTACATTGGTTACGACTCTTCCAATGTAGTAATCTCGAAATAAACTTCAATTGTGTGTACTTTATATTGCCCGGATATATTGGCTCCCCAACATTGTTTACATTGTCTAGAAATTTAGTTGCTTGCTCGTTCGGGTCCTCGGAAATGTTATTCTCTACTTCCAAAGCTTCCGGCCCAAAAGCATCCCTCAACATCTCATATTCATCATACACATCTTCTTGATCATTCACTTGTTCATTTCTCGACCCGCTAGCTTCGCCATGATAATGCCATGTGGTATAACTCTCGAGAAAACCGGTTGCAATTAAGTGAAACTCGACATCGGGAATTAGTTGATGTAATTGATTTCTACATGTATTGCAAGGACATCTAATAAGAAGATTTGGATCATGAGGTTTTGTAGAATTGCTTCTCGCAAatgccaaaaaatatttaactccCTCATTATATTCATCCGTAAAACCATAACCACCGGGAATTATTCGTCGAGTGATCCAACTTCGGTCATAAGACATCTAtatatgcatgaataatatatatccatatcaatttcaatatgcatataaacaaaaacacataccaacacaaataaaacaaatataaatattaaagaataagTAAAGATTCATCATATACTTACATTGATTGGAGTGATAATCGTTGTTGTTATATCATATTTTGTGTGAAatcgtaaaaaaaattatgttgctTTTGTAGAGAAGTGAAATTTAGAAAGAAGGGGAGGCAGTAGCTGCTTTGTGATTATTGACGCTAACTTACGACGGATAGCAACAGGACCGTCGTAagttcatttaaatatattatcttgcAACGGTCAATTCAAATGTGGCGGATGGCATTAATTACAGCtgttgaattaaaaatttaaattaatgaaaGTTACGACGGATATGTTCCGTCCGTCGTAAGTTGTAGCAAAACGACGTCGGGCTAGCCAGGGGCATTTTCTGATTTCTTCTCAAAATTaaggaaaaatatttaaataatcaatCATACGACGGACCTGTTATCCGTCGTAATAAATTACGACGGATACTATATGTCCGTCGTAAGTTTCCGCGCCCAGCAGATCCGTCGTAAGTTATCCGTCGTAAATGGCCTAGTTTGTTGTAGtgtaaataattgtttgttacttatgagaatatgtcttccaaaaAGACCACCAAGTCTATGCTCAAACTTTAGAGTCCAATAAGACTCCATCTAATCCACCACGACCAGTTGATCTAGCGATTACTCAGATGCTACAAATGTTAGTTCAACAAACTGCTATGTTAGCTTAGCAGCAGTTTCAAGAGCAACACAACCAGCAAGAGTAAGAACGAGGAAAGTAGCAACGACataagacatatatacatatgataacTTTTAAGGCATTCTAAGCCGTGAATTCTCCTGATTTTAAGGGGTCACCACATCCGGAAGATGCCAAGATATGGCCAAAGACAGGATTTGCcagttattttctaaaacatgaagcatattATTGGTGGGATTCAGTGTATGCAATGGTAGGTACGACGGAAGTTTCATGGAATAGATATAAGGAATTGCTGGAGAAAAATTTTCCTCATTATATGCAAGATCAAAtggggataaattttttggagctCAAGCCAAGTAACGAAGATTGTGGAAGAATAcgaagctaaatttatagaaatagcAAGGCTTGTGCCAGCGTATGTGAGTACTCAAAGACCAAAAGGCAAAGAGGTTTTAACATGGGTTAAAGGCATGGATTAAGGGAAAGCGAGCTATTTTAGAGTTAGATAACCATGTTGCATTAGTTCAAAAAGTGATGATCATAGAAGTGGAGAAAACACCAGATATTAAatatacgggtggattgaatgatccacccgtgagattttatatagaagaatctgtggattgattacaattctcacagcTGCAGGTTTAACACTTGAACAATATTCAAATTCTagctctcagatttttctcacaagatttgaacaagttcaactgatgctactaacttggttatatactccaagtttacaAAGTCTGGCTAAAATACAAATTTTGCACTCTAAACTAAACtttgctgcacatctttgtcttatgcatgtcttctgggatgtcttcatctttgaccatcatcttgatttgatccagattgcattgcatgagataagaatgtttctggttcttctttattgtcctaatcaggcttccatgtctattttggtcaaattcgatccatgtgataaagttgttttcttctcaaccatgtctaaataattgtttgttacttatgagaatatgtcttccaaaaAGACCACCATGTCTATGCTCAAACTTTAGAGTCTAATAAGACTCCATCTAATCCACCTGGACCAGCAACAGAACCAGCAAGAGTAAGAACGAGGAAAGTAGCAACGACataagacatatatacatatgttaaCTTTTAAGGGATTCCAAGCCGTGAATTCTCCTGATTTTAAGGGGTCAGCACATCCGGAAGATGCCAAGATCTGGCCAAAGACAGAATTTGCcggttattttctaaaacatgaagcatattATTGGTGGGATTCGGTGTACGCAATGGTACGTACGacggaagtttcatgggatagaTATAAGGAATTGCTGGAGAAAAATTTTCCTCATTATATGCAAGATCAAAtggggataaattttttggagctCAAGCCAGGTAACGGGATTGTGGAAGAATAcgaagctaaatttatagaaatagcAAGGCTTGTGCCAGCCTATGTGAGTACTCAAAGACAAAAAGGCAAAGACGTTTTAACATGGGTTAAAGGCATGGATTAAGGGAAAGCGAGCTATTTTAGAGTTAGATAACCATGCATGTTGCATTAGTTCAAAAAAGTGATGATCATAGAAGTGGAGAAAGTGAGAGATGGGAAAAAGAGAAAGCCACAGGCCGTTGAAGGCCAGGCTACGTTAGGAAGGTACCAAGGGTCATTATCTACtaatatgatttattatattgttattgTGATATAAGGTTGGTGATGACCAAATctttgacccggatttggagggcgtcacattTAACAAAGGTGACCCAAAcaaagtatgaaattttaaccacGTCACCATATCTAGACAAATGCCATACCATGtacctatatataatatcttcataaatctacacaacaaagtatgtataatattaatgaatgaaaaaatatatttatgttataatgttataactaaaa
This region includes:
- the LOC108207182 gene encoding uncharacterized protein LOC108207182: MILEWVALIASVIGVMAGRRAVNARGGSRGGRGNVGLEGRGAGSGRGSGGQVGPECLEGRGTSDTRRGHGGQGDTDGTGGGGSGTGDQGIGGQRDKNGADGRGSGSGVRGSGGEGDTECSGTRGSGSGDRGDTDRSVIGEHITGASDEAECTGARDKTSKRRKRRVRDRDGENSECVHWDDEGRRIVPLGKEADPRSHRTRGYSPGGFGTYPAKPTVVRIKGNQIDCSKALRNILAITRVFWPDGCVGTRDIDKKSPEFWHTCTEEFLRYYTWDPKVSTEQEARASICGHMRNNLRHTVADDKERADEWISTHGGTYANYRPPYVKPGVWSRLCEYWVSDEFKKRSDAGKAARKKVKAPHTSGARSFDRRARDYMKKHDGKLDKTEVYKDCHTYKNKEKKGKWITKEAKNIIERYKEICLKNGIDPKNTHLQIWVKAVGGVKKNRIPGHPRLRASDIYGPDEEGVPPPRKGEGNSGSSSLNRLQDDLFLRVVDETLTQARANPEEYSLTPEQIRLLAHNMVEGYTSLPADHPTVKETRHAIIRVAVDVLNNLYKNDQPGADKDKTDQPGADKGKAIDIGDGADVDQNGRDDESTDSEDRDMNHPYIVVPRGGPVIKG
- the LOC108207183 gene encoding uncharacterized protein LOC108207183, with product MSYDRSWITRRIIPGGYGFTDEYNEGVKYFLAFARSNSTKPHDPNLLIRCPCNTCRNQLHQLIPDVEFHLIATGFLESYTTWHYHGEASGSRNEQVNDQEDVYDEYEMLRDAFGPEALEVENNISEDPNEQATKFLDNVNNVGEPIYPGNIKYTQLKFISRLLHWKSRNQCSDKAFDELLLLLGDVFPEGHKLPSNYYAVKKIVKKLSLGYEKIHACENDCMLFYGDDKDLENCKYCNLSRYKAATHAGNNTIPRKVLRYFKITPRLQRLYMSTRTAEHMKYHKYRTVDEGVLSHPADGKEWKEFDKMYPDFAADFRNVRLGLATDGFPPYSNATSTVYSVWPVVLLVYNLPHTMCMKDPYMFMTLLVPGPNDPGKNLNVYLRPLIDELIDLWQVGVRTFDASTKTNFMMRAALLWTISDFPGLGMVSGWSTHGKMACHVCMGEVKAKQLPHSRKSSFYGLHKGFLEKRRKRKKGFVIRDMCASITFPQPGKPHSKERAHGFGDSHNWTHVTSFFDLPYWDSLRLRHCIDVMHTEKNVFDNIFHTILDSVKTKDTIRSRMDLQAMGIMRELWLNGTRKPKAKYNLTRDQLKLLCKWVHRLKLPDGCSSNLKRCCKISQLKFQGMKSHDCHVFMQKLLPSAFRELLPDDVNKLLYDLSNFFKDLCSTTLLASDLRKMERNIVGIVCTMETIFPPALFDPMEHLLVHLVEECILGGPVPSRWMYNIERLQRRMKQKVGNKARVEGSIAEKYIYEELTHFCSMYFESEVDTVHNMLGRNMVDDRSRDPEKLLAFTYPVQLLGAYKGYHLDMDSLRVAAHYILTNMHEVAPYITMFEDEIRSQGAPLLSDIDMDKLLKDNFVTWLQNKVPNNYEQLQHLLQGPTSYVISYKRCKVNGYSFNLGRSSSGVLVKGSCYGDSESNYYGTLQEVLKVTYCGGNQVILFKCQWYDHIRGVKKDKNGVLLIDLNSKLKGNDVYILASQATQVYYAPSVKNPDSNIHTIITCRPQVLSGKTNIANMEPLQEDVSNAMPIDFSSRSLFIDFSQYEMEGEQGQENEDESDDEEEEEEEEEEEAESEEGEDDEDGYDSIEVESE